One region of Salvia miltiorrhiza cultivar Shanhuang (shh) chromosome 3, IMPLAD_Smil_shh, whole genome shotgun sequence genomic DNA includes:
- the LOC131018062 gene encoding endoglucanase 20-like — MSWWIITWLLLCGGAKSIKNNHQSCSSNIDYKDALSKGILFFQGQRSGKLPANQQVKWRADSALSDGHVENVNLTGGYYDAGDNVKFGWPMSFSMSLLSWVVNEYGKEIDSSELKNLLTAIRWGTNFLLRAHTSSTTFYTQVGDGNKDHACWERPEDMDTPRTLYKITPTSPGTEAAAEAAAALAAASIAFRQPDPNYSHHLLRSSKSLFEFADKYRGSYQGSCPFYCSFSGYQDELLWAATWLYKASGDTTYLNYVSTNHGWSQPVSEFSWDNKFAGAQILLAKEFLAGKTSLSKYKEHADSFVCALIPGSSSLQFKTTPGGLVYVRDSSNLQYVTGASMALVIYSKILGGVDGVQCGSVKFSPSNITAFAKSQVDYILGKNPLKMSYMVGFGSKFPMRLHHRGASIPSIRTSPAKVGCNDGFSTWYPSPNPNPNTHIGAIVGGPNSNDEFSDSRSDYSHLEPTTYMNAAFVGAAAAFVAQNKSPHSSYLQQIHANASSLVTNCEKKWV; from the exons ATGAGTTGGTGGATAATTACTTGGCTTCTTTTGTGTGGTGGTGCAAAATCCATCAAGAATAATCACCAATCATGCTCTTCTAACATCGATTACAAGGATGCTTTGAGCAAAGGTATCTTGTTCTTTCAAGGACAACGTTCTGGGAAATTGCCTGCAAACCAGCAAGTCAAGTGGAGGGCAGACTCTGCACTCTCCGACGGCCACGTCGAAAAt gTAAATTTAACTGGAGGATATTATGATGCGGGCGACAATGTGAAGTTCGGATGGCCTATGTCATTTTCGATGAGCTTGTTGAGTTGGGTTGTGAATGAATATGGAAAGGAGATAGATTCATCGGAGCTCAAAAACCTTCTAACTGCAATCAGATGGGGAACTAATTTCTTACTCCGCGCTCACACTTCTTCCACCACTTTCTACACTCAG GTAGGCGATGGCAATAAAGATCACGCATGTTGGGAGAGGCCGGAGGACATGGACACGCCGCGAACACTCTACAAGATCACTCCTACTTCCCCCGGAACCGAGGCCGCGGCtgaggccgccgccgcccttgCCGCTGCTTCCATTGCTTTCAGACAACCTGATCCCAACTATTCCCACCATCTCTTGCGCAGCTCTAAATCG CTGTTTGAGTTTGCAGACAAGTATAGAGGATCTTATCAGGGATCTTGCCCATTCTACTGCTCCTTCTCTGGTTATCAG GATGAACTGCTTTGGGCAGCTACGTGGCTGTACAAGGCAAGTGGAGACACCACTTATCTCAACTATGTCTCAACCAACCATGGCTGGAGTCAGCCTGTTTCCGAGTTCAGCTGGGACAACAAATTTGCTGGAGCTCAAATTTTACTAGCAAAG GAATTTCTTGCAGGAAAAACAAGTCTGTCAAAGTACAAAGAACATGCTGACTCATTTGTATGTGCGTTGATTCCAGGCAGCAGCTCTCTACAGTTTAAGACAACCCCAG GAGGGCTGGTGTATGTGAGAGACAGCAGCAACCTACAATATGTTACTGGTGCTTCAATGGCACTTGTTATCTACTCCAAAATTCTAGGTGGAGTCGATGGGGTTCAATGTGGATCTGTGAAGTTTTCGCCCTCCAATATCACAGCTTTTGCAAAATCACAG GTAGACTACATTCTTGGCAAGAATCCCTTGAAAATGTCGTACATGGTTGGCTTCGGCAGCAAATTTCCAATGCGGTTGCACCATAGAGGCGCGTCGATCCCCTCGATCCGGACCAGTCCGGCAAAGGTGGGCTGCAACGACGGGTTCTCGACATGGTATCCATCGCCAAATCCTAACCCCAACACTCATATTGGCGCAATTGTTGGAGGGCCTAATTCAAACGATGAATTCTCCGACTCAAGATCGGATTACTCGCATTTGGAGCCAACCACGTATATGAACGCGGCTTTTGTAGGAGCCGCGGCTGCTTTTGTTGCCCAAAACAAATCACCACACAGTTCATACTTGCAACAAATTCATGCTAATGCTTCAAGTTTGGTCACAAATTGTGAAAAGAAATGGGTATAG